The genomic DNA GCATCGCCACCCAGGCGGTGGTCGAGCGGCTGGTGATGAACACCGAGAAGAAGACCCGCCACGACCTCGGCCGGGACGAACTCGTCAAGCGCATCTGGGAGTGGAAGGACAAGTACGAGGCCCGCATCCTCGGCCAGCTCCGCGAGATGGGCGCCTCCTGCGACTGGAAGCGGACGCGGTTCACGCTCGACCCGGTCTGCGCGCGGGCCGTGCGCGAGACCTTCTTCCGCATGTTCCGCGACGGCTACATCTATCGCGGTAAGCGGCTCGTGAACTGGGACACCCAGCTCCAGACCTCCGTGGCCGACGACGAGACGTACACGGAAGACACCAAGGGCGGCTTCTGGACGTTCAAGTACCCCGTGAAGGGAATGCCGGACACGTTCATCCGGTTCAGCACGACGCGGCCGGAAACGATGCTCGGCGACACGGCCGTGTGCGTCCACCCGTCCGACGAGAGGTACAAGCACCTGATCGGCAAGCTGGTGACGATCCCGCTCGTGGGCCGGGACATCCCGATCATCGCCGACGGCCTCCTCGCCGACCCGGAACTCGGCACCGGCTGCGTGAAGGTGACGCCGGCGCACGACCCGAACGACTACGCCTGCTGGCAGCGCAACCCGCAGATCGGGATGATCAACATCCTGAACCCGGACGGCACGATCAACCAGAACGGCGGCAAGTTCGCGGGCCTCGACCGTTACAAGGCCCGTGAAGCGGTCGTGGAAGAGATGGAGCAACTCGGCTTCTTCGAGGGCAAAGAAGACCGCGTGATCCCGCTGAAGTACAGCGACCGGAGCAAGTCGCCGATCGAGCCGCTGCTGTCCGACCAGTGGTTCGTGAAGATGGCCGACCGCGACGACGGCAAGCCCGGCCTAGCCCAAATCGCGATCGACGCGGTGACGTCTGGCAAGGTGAAGTTCTTCCCAGAGCGGTACGCCAACAGCTATCTCGACTGGCTCGGCGAGAAGCGCGACTGGTGCGTGAGCCGCCAGCTGTGGTGGGGGCACCGCATCCCGGTGTGGACGAAGCAGTCCGACAAGCCGTTCCCGGCGATGGCGGCCGATCCTTCGTTCCTCTCGGTGACGGATTCGACCGCCGAGGTGGGCAGCCGCACGGTCAACGTGCGGATGATCTGCATTGCGCCCGGCCACGAGGCTGTTGAAAAGCAACTGGAGGCCGACGGCTTCACGCAAGATGAGGACGTACTCGATACGTGGTTCTCGTCTGCCCTCTGGCCGCACTCGACGCTCGGCTGGCCGGAGCCGACGCCGGAGTTGAAATACTACTACCCGACCAGCACGCTCGTCACCAGCCGAGACATTATTAGCCTCTGGGTGGCGCGAATGGTGCTGACCGGGATGTACAACTTAGGCGACGTGCCGTTCCAGGACGTGTACATCCACCCACAGTTGCAGGATGCGTTCGGCGAGCGGATGAACAAGACGACCGGGAACGGGATTGATCCGCTCGACATCATTGAACGGTACGGGACCGACGCGTTGCGTTATCAGATGATGTCGATCGCAGGCGACACGCAGGACAGCCGGATGCCGGTGTCGAACGTGTGCCCGTTCTGTGACACTCTCGTTCCGATCAAACCGGAACACCTGCGGGGGCGGACCAAAAAGTTGACATGCCCCGCCTGCAAGAAGTCCTTCCGACCCGGCGGTCCGTGGGTTGGCGACGATCCCGAATTGCCGACCGCGAAGCAGGCGTCCGAACGTTTCGAAATGGGCCGTAACTTCGCCAACAAGCTCTGGAACGCGACGCGGTTCCTGCTGATGAATCTGGAGGGCTACACCCCCGCCCCGGTCAGCCTCGCGGAGATGCCGACCGAGGACAGGTGGATCGTCAGCCGGCTGGCGACCACCACCCGGGCGATCACCGACGCGCTGGAGGCGTACCGCTTCTCCGAGGTGTCGCGGCTCATTTACGAGTTCACCTGGTCCGAGTTCTGCGACTGGTACATCGAGATGAGCAAGGGCCGCCTCAAGGACGCGGCCGCCCGCCCGCTCGCCCAGCGCGTGCTGGTCGGCGTACTCGACGGCATCCTGCGGCTCGTGCAACCGGTGATGCCGTTCGTGGCCGAATCGCTGTGGCACGCGCTGAATGAGGCGGCGCCCGTCCGCGGCCTGCCGACCCCGACCCAGGCAGAAGAGAGCGTCGTCATCGCCAGGTGGCCCGAATACCCCGAAGGACTGGCCGACGCGAACACCGAGGCCAGCATCGCCCGGATGCAAGACCTCGTCCGCGGCGTGCGCGAAGTTCGTAACCGGTATCAGGTCGACAACAAGGCCTCGATCGACGTGACCGTGAAGTGTGCGGAACCGGTGGCGGCCGAGTTCCGGTCGCTCGCGCCGTTCATCGCGCACCTGGCGAGCGTCGCCGCGTTCGACTGCGGCCCGGCGGTTGTGAAGCCGAAGCAGGCGGGGACGATCGTGCGGCCCGAGTTCGAGGCCTACGTGTCCCTCGTCGGGCTGATCGACCCGGCGGCCGAATCGAAGCGGCTCGAAAAACAGATCGCCGACGTGCGCAAGCAGGTCGCCGGGATGCAGGGCAAGCTCAAGAACGAGAGCTACGTCAAGAACGCGCCGCCCGAAGTGGTTCAGGAGACGCGCGAAAAAGTCGCGGAGTTGGAAAAGCAACTCCAGGTGCTGGAAGGGAACCTGGCGGAGTTGAAGTAGAAACCAAGAAGAAATGGCCACGAAAAAGCGCAAAAAAGCACAAAAATAGAACAGAGAGAATAACGTTCAAGGTGTGATCTTCGGCATACGGATCACACCCTTCACGCGTTCTTCTGCCCTAACTCTTTGCGCAAATTTGGAGTGCGGCGCTTGACCGCCGCTTTTGCTTTTAAAAACCAAAGCGGCGGTCAAGCGCCGCACTCCAAATTGTGCTTTCTTGCGGCCATTCCGCTTTCCGCCCGTGTCCATCTCGCCCGCGAATTTCGCCGTTAAAATGTTTGTAGGTAGTCGTCTGCTATGGTAGCGGGCGAGACGAGGTAGACCGGCCCGGGGCCGGGGCGACAGGCGGACCTATGAAGCCCGATCCGCGGACCACCGCGGGACGAACCCAGGAGAAACCCGACCCGGGTTCCCCAAGTTCTCTCAACCCCCGCCGCGACGAGTTCGACGCCCTCTACGCGCGACACAGCCGGGAGGTGTGGGCGGTCGTTTACGGGCGGTCGATGGACCGGGATCTGGCGCTGGACGTGACCCAGGAGGCATTCCTCCGGTTCTGGCGGCACATGGAGAACCAGGACCACCCGGAAAACGGCACGGTCGAAGAAATCCAGAACCCCCGCGCGTGGCTGGTTCGGGTGGCGAGGAATCTGGCCGACGATTATGCCAAGAGTGCGTTCCGGCGGAACGGGACGCAAGACCCGGAATACTTGAATGGCGTCGGGGCGGGCGAACAGCAGCCCCTGGAGCAG from Fimbriiglobus ruber includes the following:
- a CDS encoding RNA polymerase sigma factor, giving the protein MKPDPRTTAGRTQEKPDPGSPSSLNPRRDEFDALYARHSREVWAVVYGRSMDRDLALDVTQEAFLRFWRHMENQDHPENGTVEEIQNPRAWLVRVARNLADDYAKSAFRRNGTQDPEYLNGVGAGEQQPLEQMARDEADAQIRAVVEELPPADREIISLRYTLDYDAPAIAEMLGINVTAVYMRLSRARQRLAEKLAVLGVDQVP
- a CDS encoding valine--tRNA ligase; protein product: MATELPKAYEPQDAQKKWLAFWDERGYFHSEPDPAKKPFTIVIPPPNVTGALHMGHALNNTLQDVLTRWRRMQGYNALWMPGTDHAGIATQAVVERLVMNTEKKTRHDLGRDELVKRIWEWKDKYEARILGQLREMGASCDWKRTRFTLDPVCARAVRETFFRMFRDGYIYRGKRLVNWDTQLQTSVADDETYTEDTKGGFWTFKYPVKGMPDTFIRFSTTRPETMLGDTAVCVHPSDERYKHLIGKLVTIPLVGRDIPIIADGLLADPELGTGCVKVTPAHDPNDYACWQRNPQIGMINILNPDGTINQNGGKFAGLDRYKAREAVVEEMEQLGFFEGKEDRVIPLKYSDRSKSPIEPLLSDQWFVKMADRDDGKPGLAQIAIDAVTSGKVKFFPERYANSYLDWLGEKRDWCVSRQLWWGHRIPVWTKQSDKPFPAMAADPSFLSVTDSTAEVGSRTVNVRMICIAPGHEAVEKQLEADGFTQDEDVLDTWFSSALWPHSTLGWPEPTPELKYYYPTSTLVTSRDIISLWVARMVLTGMYNLGDVPFQDVYIHPQLQDAFGERMNKTTGNGIDPLDIIERYGTDALRYQMMSIAGDTQDSRMPVSNVCPFCDTLVPIKPEHLRGRTKKLTCPACKKSFRPGGPWVGDDPELPTAKQASERFEMGRNFANKLWNATRFLLMNLEGYTPAPVSLAEMPTEDRWIVSRLATTTRAITDALEAYRFSEVSRLIYEFTWSEFCDWYIEMSKGRLKDAAARPLAQRVLVGVLDGILRLVQPVMPFVAESLWHALNEAAPVRGLPTPTQAEESVVIARWPEYPEGLADANTEASIARMQDLVRGVREVRNRYQVDNKASIDVTVKCAEPVAAEFRSLAPFIAHLASVAAFDCGPAVVKPKQAGTIVRPEFEAYVSLVGLIDPAAESKRLEKQIADVRKQVAGMQGKLKNESYVKNAPPEVVQETREKVAELEKQLQVLEGNLAELK